ACTGTTTTGCCAAAACCACGGTGtaaataatcacattttatttgagtttgtaatttttatttttctcatgCAATAAAGTGGGCAAATCAATGTTTACAAATATTtccaataaaaaatattaaatctacacaataaaatgtatcatttttgtGACTATGGCTTGATTGTTTATTCCAGACTTTGTatgttttaatgatttattaatcTGGGGAGGAAATGCACACCGTTGAACGAACTTAATTAAATTAAGGAAAACTTTAATGCTTTTCCAACAAAATCTAATGGGTTTAGAAATTATTTGTTGTAATCTTGTTGTATAAACTTAATTTATCTCGTCAAAACTAGTATAAAAATCATGTCATTCCATCTAGATAAAGTAGGATAAAGAGGGGTAGGACTGGTGACCATATTTAATCGGAACTGTCACATTAATTTagtttctttatttctttaaaaactaTTTGTCAACTGCTTGGTCACTAGCTAATTGTAACATGTAAGTAATAATCAAGTAAAGCATTTCTTATCAGTGGCATTAGTACAGTTACAGCTCATTGAGAACAGAACAGCCTAACCACAAGCTCTATACTTCACGATAAAGGTAACCTCAAAAGATCgacaacttttaaatgtcaaatataacatCAAACATTAACAGGTTTTTCCCTTTactaaaaaacattaaactgcacttaatttcaacatttactatccctatgcaaagcatgctgggaactagaaaTACACTGCCCAGTTCAGTCAGCACAAAATAAATGATGTAAATGTAGTCCCAACATAAATGGCTTAAAATTGTACACATTTTAGTTAatttaatgtaataaaattGAGTAAAATGGCAATTAAGTAAAGAACTAAAGATTTGTGTTGTTTCAGCTTATTTAATTTAAGCAAACAGCTAGAATAGTTTTTTTGAGTGCAATCTACGTTTTACCCAGTTTAAATGAGTAATCTCAATTGTCTAATACTTTTTGGGTGCTCtgttatttagtttttcaagggaaaagaaaaaatactttATCTATTCTGTATTTACAGAACTCTAAACTCATGGGTCATTTAAAGTAAACCAACTCATCTTTTGGCAAGGCAAACAAATATCTAAATTCCTTTCTGATTCGCATGTAGTCAGCTCTTAGGAATGCAATAATCACCAACAGTCACGCTGACTATAACAAACATCAATTTGTAAATGGTTTCCGGATTATGATGCTGTTGCCATATATAGTATGAGTTTAATTAGATTGTCTCGTGACTAGTTTAGAAACTTGCTGTTCGTTTCGGGGGTTTCGGCTGGTCACAGACTTTTCTACATATTACAGCAAATAATGACTGGCAATGTTACAAGTTGTTGATATCCACAACGTCTCTGCTTCTCTTATCATGGTTTTGTTTTACCACTCTTTAAAAGAGTAAACCCAGAATATGAGAGATTATATTAGCGTCAAAGGTTAGTTTGTGCTGCAAGGTCAACATTCTACATAGAATAATGACTCTGAAATTGTCTGTTTAATAAGTATTCATGCAATTACCACAACAGTTCTTCTGTATGTTCAGTTCTATGTCAGTTCTTTCATCTAATGATTAGGACTTCCTCCCATTTCCTGTGGTTCCGCCTTGAAGTGGTGAAAGGGGTGAAGTATCGCTAGCAAGAGCAGCGCAGCTGGTGAAGTgagtacagttttttttatggCAGTATGTAATAtgcataaaatattaaataaatgtttagtcAAAGTAAAATTTCTTATGTTCCTCATGTGTgggataaaagcatctgttaAATGTTTGACAGATAATATGTGATATTTGTAGGATAAACGGAGCACTTTGGACAGCATCAACTCCAGCAAAATGAACCAGACATCTGAGGACGATTACAACTACTCAAGTGGATATGATTGTCTGTGGTGTGCAAATGAGAGCGAGGTGAGCCCAGTGGAGGTGAGCAATTCTATGAGGGTGATTTCTCTGTTCATCTACAGCCTGACGTTTCTCCTCGGAGTTCCCGGAAACATCTTTGTTGTGTACATTGCTGGAATGAAGATGAAGAGGACAGTCAATACAATATGGTTTCTCAATCTAGCGACTGCCGACCTcttttgctgcctctccattcCGTTCAACATGGCGGAGATCCTCCTCGACCATCACTGGCCGTATGGGTCCGTCATGTGTAAGATTCTCCCCTCTGTTATAGTTATTAACATGTTTGCCAGTGTTTTCACCTTGAACTTGATTAGTCTAGATAGGTTCACCCAGGTGATCACACCGGTTTGGGCTCAGAATAACCGCAGCTTGTTTGTTGCGCGGCTGTCCTGTGTAGTGTCATGGGTTCTGGCTCTGGTGCTCAGCTTGCCCTTTATGATATTAAGACAGGCTTACACCGATGAAGATTTTAACATCACACTCTGCACGTTTCATTCTGATGAGGACGTTACAACATCTGGAATGCTCAGATCATCTAGAATCATCAGAATTGTGTTTGGCTTTTTGATACCGCTCGTATGCATCACGTCATGCTATGGAATCATCGCACGCAAGCTAGGCAGGAGTCAGTTTCAGTCTGGCCGAGCGTTTCGCATCATGTTGGCTGTCGTTGTGGCGTTTTTTCTGTGCTGGCTGCCGTATCACGTGGTGGACTTGATAGTAATGTATGGAGGGGAATCGAGTATGGAGGGGGCAGTGGCAGTGGATCCATTGGTCATCTCTTTGGCGTTTATCAACAGCTGCCTAAACCCCGTTCTGTATGTTTTCATGGGGCAGGATTTTAAGAACAAAGTTAAACTTTCTCTGAGACACATTTTTGAAAAGGCTTTCGCTGAGGAGGGAACACAAATATCCCGATCCACCCAGTCGCAACAAATGCACTCAATGTTGTGAACAGATTTTTCTCTGCACTTTCAAACGAGACTCTTTTCAATTGCTTTGATATTTTGTATCTAATGCAAGGCCATACAGACATTTTTGAGTGCAACTTACGTAtgtccaaatactttttggTTTCTTTGATGAGATTGTTTTATTATTCCCAGAAAAATTTTCTCGACCAAATTCTATTGTGAACTATcttgacaaaaacaaaaaaaaatctttattttgctttaaatattaaagggttagttctcccaaaaatgtgtttttttttcattaattactcaccctcatgtcgttggacacccgtaagaccttcgttcatcttcggaacacaaatgaagatatttttgt
The window above is part of the Pseudorasbora parva isolate DD20220531a chromosome 23, ASM2467924v1, whole genome shotgun sequence genome. Proteins encoded here:
- the c3ar1 gene encoding C3a anaphylatoxin chemotactic receptor, with the protein product MNQTSEDDYNYSSGYDCLWCANESEVSPVEVSNSMRVISLFIYSLTFLLGVPGNIFVVYIAGMKMKRTVNTIWFLNLATADLFCCLSIPFNMAEILLDHHWPYGSVMCKILPSVIVINMFASVFTLNLISLDRFTQVITPVWAQNNRSLFVARLSCVVSWVLALVLSLPFMILRQAYTDEDFNITLCTFHSDEDVTTSGMLRSSRIIRIVFGFLIPLVCITSCYGIIARKLGRSQFQSGRAFRIMLAVVVAFFLCWLPYHVVDLIVMYGGESSMEGAVAVDPLVISLAFINSCLNPVLYVFMGQDFKNKVKLSLRHIFEKAFAEEGTQISRSTQSQQMHSML